A single Venturia canescens isolate UGA chromosome 1, ASM1945775v1, whole genome shotgun sequence DNA region contains:
- the Mapmodulin gene encoding acidic leucine-rich nuclear phosphoprotein 32 family member A, with protein MEKRIELEKRGRNPGEITEFVLDNCRSTNIVGLTDEFVALESLSLINVGLTSLKGFPKLLNLRKLELSDNRISGGLNLLHTSPKLTHLNLSGNKIRDLDTLQPLKDFKNLKSLDLFNNEATNMDNYREKVFNLIPSLRYLDGFDMDECEVEDSEGEDDEVNGNDDGDGDPNEDDSEEEVSDDEDDDDLEDGGVGLEAVYKHDLEDDSDEEDYMAGEEEEYDDYDEEDDEQDEEDGECTTESSPARGKKRKHEDGGESGN; from the exons ATGGAGAAGCGGATAGAGCTCGAGAAACGGGGAAGGAATCCCGGCGAA ATCACAGAATTCGTACTGGACAATTGTCGGAGTACGAACATCGTTGGCTTGACCGATGAATTCGTGGCTCTTGAGTCATTGAGCCTCATCAACGTCGGTCTCACCAGTCTCAAGGGATTTCCAAAACTACTAAATCTTAGAAAG TTGGAGTTGAGCGACAACCGAATTTCAGGAGGTCTAAATCTTCTTCACACGAGCCCAAAGTTAACTCATCTCAACCTCAGTGGAAACAAAATCAGAGATCTCGACACGCTTCAGCCATTA AAAGATTTCAAGAATCTTAAAAGCTTGGACCTATTCAATAATGAAGCAACAAACATGGACAATTATAGGGAGAAAGTTTTCAATCTTATCCCTAGCTTACGATATCTTGATGG ATTTGACATGGACGAATGTGAGGTAGAAGACAGCGAAGGTGAGGACGATGAAGTCAATGGAAATGACGATGGTGACGGCGATCCCAACGAGGATGACAGCGAGGAAGAAG TATCGGATGACGAAGATGATGATGACCTCGAAGATGGAGGTGTGGGCTTAGAGGCAGTATACAAACACGATTTGGAG GACGACAGTGACGAAGAAGACTACATGGCTGGAGAAGAAGAGGAATACGACGATTACGATGAGGAGGATGATGAGCAGGATGAAGAAGACGGTGAATGCACCACAG AATCGTCTCCAGCCCgaggaaagaagagaaaacatGAGGACGGTGGAGAATCGGGGAACTAA
- the LOC122419372 gene encoding uncharacterized protein isoform X2, which produces MALAENRKEYVLQWTGHAAHVTERFSGLLARQALVDVTLICQGQKLRVHKLVLASSSLYFEEMLEQDLGQEPTILLRDLDFEVLKAMVEFMYCGETTISQCHLQTLLDAAQVFKVKELECIVETMMKSKTMGDKNSSEFDGSSPSVNTIDVKNNRKARPSGERYDEKCPASDIGESEIFENKGDRVLDISSRTSYIDDENSLYEIPNEIDEPMSCQNEEEPLDRVSLDTLDSESSMLCTTENDSKEKVTVNEKMSSYTEENPLKSCYDETRCDLIKVNQLKENTFQEQPSKNRTKNHDLPRGVGECSRVYTHKKRKYIDNEESNEETIESSGEIFSPDENVIKELPRPHEKDKNSGRSLKVYTHKRRKSVDERKCQIFDTVCDSTEEPITSTSSIDLNDDTSLNNAPINLSNGLDMETSEYIWSLSTESIQYVVGCTINSMNSRMADSETKNKVCEDTIEKNRHDARPCNQKKTQQIKELFSCENGNGEISETPVLRRSVRINQLESDDSLNNNNGTISVPKVREKSSDIVRNDYGSSVTMPLTKSSKRRCNKDQRFRITDENVVESPGPLFKKTTSSRSLRSGGQLSSKKSKISRNEQTRNTRQNRDKSEKSDSSDILVNTRLNTIASVDRALWGDMSDFLENRDDSSDELLNYSTSREIPFAVGLLPLRAALERMQATVDHQPRKTRSSVAPWRQETVSLRKKFVPDFDNSNLVKKQHNSENENIETAICHIEIRTSSSPDKTQNSQMSTDDRIITVGSHLESNKQ; this is translated from the exons ATGGCATTAGCCGAAAACAGGAAAGAGTATGTCCTCCAGTGGACTGGACATGCCGCTCATGTCACCGAAAGATTTAGTGGATTATTGGCCCGCCAAGCTCTCGTAGATGTTACTCTCATATGTCAAGGACAGAAGCTCAGAGTTCATAAGCTTGTACTAGCTTCGTCGAGTCTCTACTTCGAG GAAATGTTAGAACAGGATTTAGGCCAGGAGCCTACTATACTCCTTCGCGACTTGGACTTTGAAGTCCTCAAAGCGATGGTTGAATTTATGTACTGTGGAGAAACTACCATTTCTCAATGCCATTTACAAACTCTCTTGGATGCCGCTCAAGTTTTTAAG GTCAAGGAATTGGAATGCATAGTAGAAACGATGATGAAATCAAAAACAATGGgcgataaaaattcatcagaaTTCGACGGTTCTTCTCCATCTGTAAACACAATAGACGTAAAAAACAATCGCAAAGCGCGCCCGAGCGGCGAACGTTACGACGAAAAATGTCCAGCATCGGATATCGGGGAAagcgaaattttcgaaaacaaaggCGATCGGGTTCTCGACATTAGTTCACGAACTTCTTACATCGATGACGAGAATTCTTTGTATGAAATCCCGAATGAAATCGACGAGCCAATGAGTTGTCAAAATGAAGAAGAACCCTTGGATCGAGTTTCCCTCGATACTTTGGACAGTGAATCGTCAATGCTGTGCACGACCGAGAATGACAGCAAAGAAAAAGTAacggtaaatgaaaaaatgtcgagctACACCGAGGAAAATCCTCTCAAATCATGCTACGATGAAACGCGTTGTGATTTGATAAAAGTGAAccaattaaaagaaaatacttttcaaGAGCAGCCATCGAAAAATCGCACAAAAAATCACGATCTTCCTCGTGGAGTTGGCGAATGTTCGAGAGTCTATACTcacaaaaaacgtaaatacaTCGACAACGAAGAGTCGAACGAAGAAACGATAGAATCGTCTGGAGAAATTTTTAGTCCAGACGAAAATGTGATAAAAGAATTGCCTAGACCCCATGAAAAGGATAAAAATTCGGGTAGAAGTTTGAAAGTCTATACGCACAAACGTCGTAAATCCGTGGACGAGAGAaagtgtcaaattttcgacacTGTTTGCGATTCGACAGAAGAGCCAATAACGAGCACATCGAGTATTGATTTGAACGACGATACTTCGTTGAATAATGCGCCGATTAATTTGTCGAACGGTCTTGATATGGAAACTTCCGAATACATTTGGAGTCTCAGTACAGAAAGTATACAATACGTGGTTGGTTGTACGATCAATTCGATGAATTCTCGGATGGCTGATagcgaaacaaaaaacaaagtaTGTGAGGATAcgattgagaaaaatcgtcaCGACGCCAGACCTTGCaatcagaaaaaaacacaacaaataaaagaattgtTCTCGTGCGAAAATGGCAACGGAGAAATTTCGGAAACACCCGTCTTACGTAGGAGCGTACGAATAAATCAGTTGGAAAGCGATGActcgttgaataataataatggaacAATAAGTGTACCAAAAGTTCGTGAAAAATCTTCGGACATTGTACGAAACGATTACGGAAGTAGCGTGACAATGCCATTGACCAAGTCGTCAAAACGTCGTTGCAACAAAGATCAAAGATTTCGTATAACGGATGAAAATGTCGTTGAGTCTCCCGGtccattgtttaaaaaaaccaCTAGCTCACGTTCTCTCCGAAGTGGAGGACAATTAtcctcgaaaaaatcgaaaatttcgcGGAACGAACAAACGAGAAACACTCGGCAGAACCGTGATAAATCAGAGAAATCAGATTCTTCGGATATTTTAGTTAACACGAGACTAAACACGATAGCTAGCGTGGATCGTGCTCTCTGGGGCGATATGTCAGACTTCTTGGAGAATCGAGATGATTCGAGCGACGAATTGTTGAATTATTCGACCAGTCGAGAAATTCCCTTCGCCGTTGGTCTTTTGCCACTCAGAGCTGCCTTGGAGAGAATGCAAGCCACGGTGGATCATCAGCCTCGAAAAACGAGATCTTCCGTTGCTCCTTGGAGACAAGAAACAGTGAGtttaaggaaaaaattcgttcccGACTTCGACAACTCGAACTTAGTTAAAAAACAACATAATTCAGAAAACGAGAATATCGAAACTGCCATTTGCCATATAGAAATCAGAACATCCTCGAGTCCGGATAAAACACAAAACTCACAAATGTCCACCGACGATAGAATCATCACCGTTGGTTCTCATCTCGAAAGTAACAAACAATGA
- the LOC122419372 gene encoding uncharacterized protein isoform X1, with translation MDSEGNISSPDMALAENRKEYVLQWTGHAAHVTERFSGLLARQALVDVTLICQGQKLRVHKLVLASSSLYFEEMLEQDLGQEPTILLRDLDFEVLKAMVEFMYCGETTISQCHLQTLLDAAQVFKVKELECIVETMMKSKTMGDKNSSEFDGSSPSVNTIDVKNNRKARPSGERYDEKCPASDIGESEIFENKGDRVLDISSRTSYIDDENSLYEIPNEIDEPMSCQNEEEPLDRVSLDTLDSESSMLCTTENDSKEKVTVNEKMSSYTEENPLKSCYDETRCDLIKVNQLKENTFQEQPSKNRTKNHDLPRGVGECSRVYTHKKRKYIDNEESNEETIESSGEIFSPDENVIKELPRPHEKDKNSGRSLKVYTHKRRKSVDERKCQIFDTVCDSTEEPITSTSSIDLNDDTSLNNAPINLSNGLDMETSEYIWSLSTESIQYVVGCTINSMNSRMADSETKNKVCEDTIEKNRHDARPCNQKKTQQIKELFSCENGNGEISETPVLRRSVRINQLESDDSLNNNNGTISVPKVREKSSDIVRNDYGSSVTMPLTKSSKRRCNKDQRFRITDENVVESPGPLFKKTTSSRSLRSGGQLSSKKSKISRNEQTRNTRQNRDKSEKSDSSDILVNTRLNTIASVDRALWGDMSDFLENRDDSSDELLNYSTSREIPFAVGLLPLRAALERMQATVDHQPRKTRSSVAPWRQETVSLRKKFVPDFDNSNLVKKQHNSENENIETAICHIEIRTSSSPDKTQNSQMSTDDRIITVGSHLESNKQ, from the exons ATGGACTCAGAAGGGAACATCTCCTCCCCAGACATGGCATTAGCCGAAAACAGGAAAGAGTATGTCCTCCAGTGGACTGGACATGCCGCTCATGTCACCGAAAGATTTAGTGGATTATTGGCCCGCCAAGCTCTCGTAGATGTTACTCTCATATGTCAAGGACAGAAGCTCAGAGTTCATAAGCTTGTACTAGCTTCGTCGAGTCTCTACTTCGAG GAAATGTTAGAACAGGATTTAGGCCAGGAGCCTACTATACTCCTTCGCGACTTGGACTTTGAAGTCCTCAAAGCGATGGTTGAATTTATGTACTGTGGAGAAACTACCATTTCTCAATGCCATTTACAAACTCTCTTGGATGCCGCTCAAGTTTTTAAG GTCAAGGAATTGGAATGCATAGTAGAAACGATGATGAAATCAAAAACAATGGgcgataaaaattcatcagaaTTCGACGGTTCTTCTCCATCTGTAAACACAATAGACGTAAAAAACAATCGCAAAGCGCGCCCGAGCGGCGAACGTTACGACGAAAAATGTCCAGCATCGGATATCGGGGAAagcgaaattttcgaaaacaaaggCGATCGGGTTCTCGACATTAGTTCACGAACTTCTTACATCGATGACGAGAATTCTTTGTATGAAATCCCGAATGAAATCGACGAGCCAATGAGTTGTCAAAATGAAGAAGAACCCTTGGATCGAGTTTCCCTCGATACTTTGGACAGTGAATCGTCAATGCTGTGCACGACCGAGAATGACAGCAAAGAAAAAGTAacggtaaatgaaaaaatgtcgagctACACCGAGGAAAATCCTCTCAAATCATGCTACGATGAAACGCGTTGTGATTTGATAAAAGTGAAccaattaaaagaaaatacttttcaaGAGCAGCCATCGAAAAATCGCACAAAAAATCACGATCTTCCTCGTGGAGTTGGCGAATGTTCGAGAGTCTATACTcacaaaaaacgtaaatacaTCGACAACGAAGAGTCGAACGAAGAAACGATAGAATCGTCTGGAGAAATTTTTAGTCCAGACGAAAATGTGATAAAAGAATTGCCTAGACCCCATGAAAAGGATAAAAATTCGGGTAGAAGTTTGAAAGTCTATACGCACAAACGTCGTAAATCCGTGGACGAGAGAaagtgtcaaattttcgacacTGTTTGCGATTCGACAGAAGAGCCAATAACGAGCACATCGAGTATTGATTTGAACGACGATACTTCGTTGAATAATGCGCCGATTAATTTGTCGAACGGTCTTGATATGGAAACTTCCGAATACATTTGGAGTCTCAGTACAGAAAGTATACAATACGTGGTTGGTTGTACGATCAATTCGATGAATTCTCGGATGGCTGATagcgaaacaaaaaacaaagtaTGTGAGGATAcgattgagaaaaatcgtcaCGACGCCAGACCTTGCaatcagaaaaaaacacaacaaataaaagaattgtTCTCGTGCGAAAATGGCAACGGAGAAATTTCGGAAACACCCGTCTTACGTAGGAGCGTACGAATAAATCAGTTGGAAAGCGATGActcgttgaataataataatggaacAATAAGTGTACCAAAAGTTCGTGAAAAATCTTCGGACATTGTACGAAACGATTACGGAAGTAGCGTGACAATGCCATTGACCAAGTCGTCAAAACGTCGTTGCAACAAAGATCAAAGATTTCGTATAACGGATGAAAATGTCGTTGAGTCTCCCGGtccattgtttaaaaaaaccaCTAGCTCACGTTCTCTCCGAAGTGGAGGACAATTAtcctcgaaaaaatcgaaaatttcgcGGAACGAACAAACGAGAAACACTCGGCAGAACCGTGATAAATCAGAGAAATCAGATTCTTCGGATATTTTAGTTAACACGAGACTAAACACGATAGCTAGCGTGGATCGTGCTCTCTGGGGCGATATGTCAGACTTCTTGGAGAATCGAGATGATTCGAGCGACGAATTGTTGAATTATTCGACCAGTCGAGAAATTCCCTTCGCCGTTGGTCTTTTGCCACTCAGAGCTGCCTTGGAGAGAATGCAAGCCACGGTGGATCATCAGCCTCGAAAAACGAGATCTTCCGTTGCTCCTTGGAGACAAGAAACAGTGAGtttaaggaaaaaattcgttcccGACTTCGACAACTCGAACTTAGTTAAAAAACAACATAATTCAGAAAACGAGAATATCGAAACTGCCATTTGCCATATAGAAATCAGAACATCCTCGAGTCCGGATAAAACACAAAACTCACAAATGTCCACCGACGATAGAATCATCACCGTTGGTTCTCATCTCGAAAGTAACAAACAATGA